The DNA sequence ATCAATCACATTGAAGAAAAAGGAGGAAATCCACCTTTATTTGGTACAATAGAGGGATTATTTGTGACTGGGACTGTACGCAAATCCTCATCACAACGCATTTGGTAACAACCAGAAAGGCAAATGACCCCAAAAACCATACTTAATAAGCGCATCATTATAACTCCTAATTTATTGACAATCAGGATACTATATATGAGAAAAATTGAAAAGCTAAGAATCTGGCCATTCTTATTTTTAGGATAAAATGATAGATCAATTTAATTTTGTAATCTATAATCCGTTAAAAACAGAGGGTTTATGAAAAAATTACGACCTATTTACTATGATACAGAAACAACTGGCGTAAAATCTGCTAAAGATCGAATTATTGAAATTGCTGCTTATGATCCGATAGAAGATCGCTCTTTTGTAGAGTTAATCAATCCAGAATGCCCTATTCCAAAGGAAGCCAGTGCTATCCATCATATTACTGATGAAATGGTAAAAGATGCTCCTAGCTTTAGAATAATTGCGGAAAAATTCACACAATTCTGTCCTGACAATACGGTATTAATTGCTCATAATAACGATGCCTTTGATCAATTATTTCTGGAAGCAGAATTTAAACGAGCAGAAGTTCCTCTTCCTTTTTTTCAATATATTGATACCCTTAAATGGGCACGTAAATACCGTAATGATCTTCCTAGGCATTCCCTACAATTTTTAAGAGAAACCTATGGTTTCTCTTCTAATCAAGCACACAGAGCGCTTGATGATGTAATCATACTCCATCAAGTTTTTAGCGTTATGATTGATGACTTGCCCATTCAAATGGTATTACAGCTTCTTTCTAAACCTCAAGTCATATCTCGGATGCCATTTGGTAAACACCAAGGAAAACCTCTAGAAGAGGTCCCTCGTAATTATGTTACATGGCTAGCATCTAGTGGTGCTTTTGATAAGTCAGAAAATAAAGAGCTAAAACAAAGTTTTGAAAAACTAGGAATTTTAACTCCATTTCTTTCAAGTACTTAATTTATTTCCTCTTAAGTAAAACATTCTTTAAAAAAATCTATAAAATATGTAAAAAACAAATTATGGAATTTAAAGTAAACTTTGAGAGGAAATATGAAGTATATTTATGAATTGATAGGAACTTTTTTCTTAGTTTTTACTGCTGGCATGACAATGCTTAGTCCAGATGGCGCTGGACTTTTAGCCCCCCTAGCTATTGGTTCTGTTCTTGCTGTTATGGTCTTTGCTGGCGCTCACATATCAGGCGGTCACTATAATCCAGCTATCTCTTTATCTGTATATATACGTGGCAAATTATCAGTAAAAGATTTAGGCGCCTATTGGTTAGTACAAATCATCGGGGCTATCATAGCTGCATGGATTGTTATGTATTTAAAAGGCACTTCTCAAGCATTTCCTATGCACTTTGATGTGTGGAAAGCGTTTTTAGCAGAATTTACTTTCACTTTTGCACTTTGCTATGTTGTTTTAAATACCGCTTATTCAAAAGCTACAAAAGGCAATTCGTATTATGGATTTGCTATTGGTTTTACAGTTCTTGCAGGAGCCTATGCGGTTGGACCCATCTCAGGTGGTGCATTTAACCCTGCTGTTGCATTAGCGATAACCATACTAAATATGAGTTTTTGGGCAAATTTTTGGGTATTTTTATTTGCTAATCTAATCGGTGGAATATGCTCAGCTCTTGTGTTTAAAGCTGCACATTCTGAAAAGTAAGAGCTAAAGGCAGACTTAAAAACCTGCCTTTTTATCTTATTACATTTCACAATCTCATATACAAACGCAAGAAAAAGTTTTTGTTTAATCGAGGAGTCTCACACTTTTAATTGAAGCTGACATTTCGAATGGTAAAAATCAACCATTAATTTTAACAACAATTGTCATTTTTTTAACTCTACTAAACCTGAAAATTAAGAATTAAACTCTTTTAAACTTCCTTATGTAAAGGCAGGTTTAACACCTGCCTATTTCAATACTCTACACTACAGGCTTTTATTCAGAAGATTCAAAATCTAGCAGTCTACAGGGTTTACGCAATTCACAGGTGCTATGGCAAGCACAAGGAAAAGTTCTGAACCTAAGTCTACTTGCTTCACTACAACCTCTTACAAAAGGTGTATTTTTGTTTAATCGAGGAGCCTCACATTTAAGACATGCCTCAACACACTCTGTGCAACGGTAGCTTAAAGTGAATGGTTGAGACTGACATTTCGAATCTCTCTGATTGCACTCTATGTCTGGGCATATCGATTGGTGAAAATCACCATTAATTTTAACAATAATTGTCATTTTTTTAGCCCTATTAAAAGTTACCAAACTATAGATGTTTCCTTATTTCATGAGTTTTCTAGCTCATGTTGCGTAAGACGCTTTATCCCAATAAGAGAAAAATTTCAACCTAAGACAATAGTTCTCATTGATTAGGTAAATGTGCATCCGAAAGCAATACGCTCGTATTAGATTTTTAAAAGTTTTCCATCAATATGGATCTCTCCCTGCTGATTCTAACTTGAAAAGTAAAAATCAAATTCTTCTAAACTTTTTTATGTAAAGGCAGGCTTAACACCTGCCTATTTCAATATTCTGCACTACAGAACTTTATTTAAAACGTGTAAGGTTTGACAGTTTAAAGCTCTAAGAAATCCAAAAATGAAATTGCTAACATTCACAGATTTCACAACAAGCACAAGAAAAAACCCTAGATTTAAGCTGGCGCGCTTCACTACAACCTCTTACAAAAGGTGCATTTTTGTTTAATCGAGGAGCCTCACATTTAAGGCATGCCTCAGCACACTCTGAGCAGCGGTAACTTAGAGTGAATGGTTGAGACTGGCATTTCAAATCTCTCTGATTGCCTTCTTCACTTGGGCATGTCAATTGGTGAAAATTACCATTAATTCTAACACTAATTGTCATTTTTTTAGCTCCGTTAAAAATGATTCGATCATAGATGTTTCCTTATTTTATGAGTTTTCTAACCCATGCAACATAAGGTATTTAATTCCATAAAAGAAAAACTTCTAGGTTAAGATAGTAAGATTTATAGAGGATTTTTGTCAAATAGTTTTTTATACGTAGAAATTACGATAAAGATTTCTCTGGAGTTTTTTTTAGATTATAATGAACCTCCCACATTCTTCGGAACTCAGGACAATTCTCTAATAACTGTTCTTTAGTTCCTTCAGCAATTTTAGCTCCTTGGGAAAGATAAATGATCTTATCTGCATGTTCAATTGTAGAAAGACGGTGTGCAATGATAATCTGGGTAATCTCTCCCTTTAAGCTGATAATCGCATCTTTAATATGCATTTCGCTAATGGAATCAAGCGAAGATGTTGCTTCATCTAAAATAAGAATAGGCGCTTTTTTAACAAGAGCTCTTGCAATAGCTAGGCGCTGTTGCTGTCCTCCGGAAAGGTTTTGTCCTGATTCTGCAAGTATTGATTGATATTGATTAGGTAAATGTATAATAAACTCTTCAGCATGCGCTTTTTTAGCTGCTTCTTCAATCTCTTGGTTAGTAAAAGGACGTCCAAAGGCAATATTAGCACTAATTGTATCACAAAATAAAAAAGGTTTTTGAGAAACAAAAGCAATATGCTCACGTAAGGATTTTTGCGTATAGGTCTTTAAGGATCTTCCATCAATACGAACCTCTCCTTGTTGAATGTCGTAAAGACGAGGCATTAATTGTACAATCGTTGATTTACCAGCTCCCGTGGGGCCAATAATAGCTATTGTCTCCCCTTTGCGAACGGTAAAGGAGATGTTTTTTAAAATCCAATCCCCTTGATAGCGAAACCATACCTTATCAAATTCTATCGAATCAAAAAATCCGGTAAGTTCAGTTGCATCTGGGTGATCTTGAATATCGGGCTTAATGTGTAATACTTCAAACATCCTCTCAGCAGCTACAATACCGCGCTGGATATTTCCATTTTCATCAGCAAATTTCTTAACAGGTTCATACACGAGCTGAAGCATCCCACAGAATACAATTAGTTGCGATAAGCTCATTCCAATTGTATAAAGACCAAATAAAACAACACAAGCTAAACACAAAGTGGTAATTGCATGTAAGATAGGACGAGTCAAAAGGCCATATTTAGCTGTTTTACTTTCTAAAATAGCCATACGTTCATTTTGTTCTTTATACTTTCTCAAAGAAAAACCTTCCATAGAAAAAATCTTAACCGTCTGTATACCAGCTAAAAATTCGATTAATATATTGGCAAAACTCTCTTGATTTTTTTGTAGTTGGCGAGAAGCTCTTTTAACTCTACGGGCTAAAAATACA is a window from the Candidatus Rhabdochlamydia porcellionis genome containing:
- a CDS encoding putative quorum-sensing-regulated virulence factor; translated protein: MKKLRPIYYDTETTGVKSAKDRIIEIAAYDPIEDRSFVELINPECPIPKEASAIHHITDEMVKDAPSFRIIAEKFTQFCPDNTVLIAHNNDAFDQLFLEAEFKRAEVPLPFFQYIDTLKWARKYRNDLPRHSLQFLRETYGFSSNQAHRALDDVIILHQVFSVMIDDLPIQMVLQLLSKPQVISRMPFGKHQGKPLEEVPRNYVTWLASSGAFDKSENKELKQSFEKLGILTPFLSST
- a CDS encoding ABC transporter ATP-binding protein, which codes for MKLLLDAALRSRRHLYLFIITFFTLLCLTISSQMEMFALGVLSNNGADFFTLFSRENSQDVVSLKEVQEKWDLIDKNYTGLITKQQAISFIAQKSEGNPLSWMLAKVKQKFRLSHNIKALVLVLISVAIFKAIWLFASRYTTQLLAIRVSRDLRQQYFEHIQSLPMSFYQQHNIGSLSARVVGDAGQIATSINSWLTNYLQTPFTIITCLSMCFYLSWRLSLVIFFGVPLIIIPIVFLARRVKRASRQLQKNQESFANILIEFLAGIQTVKIFSMEGFSLRKYKEQNERMAILESKTAKYGLLTRPILHAITTLCLACVVLFGLYTIGMSLSQLIVFCGMLQLVYEPVKKFADENGNIQRGIVAAERMFEVLHIKPDIQDHPDATELTGFFDSIEFDKVWFRYQGDWILKNISFTVRKGETIAIIGPTGAGKSTIVQLMPRLYDIQQGEVRIDGRSLKTYTQKSLREHIAFVSQKPFLFCDTISANIAFGRPFTNQEIEEAAKKAHAEEFIIHLPNQYQSILAESGQNLSGGQQQRLAIARALVKKAPILILDEATSSLDSISEMHIKDAIISLKGEITQIIIAHRLSTIEHADKIIYLSQGAKIAEGTKEQLLENCPEFRRMWEVHYNLKKTPEKSLS
- a CDS encoding MIP/aquaporin family protein; its protein translation is MKYIYELIGTFFLVFTAGMTMLSPDGAGLLAPLAIGSVLAVMVFAGAHISGGHYNPAISLSVYIRGKLSVKDLGAYWLVQIIGAIIAAWIVMYLKGTSQAFPMHFDVWKAFLAEFTFTFALCYVVLNTAYSKATKGNSYYGFAIGFTVLAGAYAVGPISGGAFNPAVALAITILNMSFWANFWVFLFANLIGGICSALVFKAAHSEK